DNA from Nymphaea colorata isolate Beijing-Zhang1983 chromosome 4, ASM883128v2, whole genome shotgun sequence:
CATCTTTGTTGTTGTACATTAACTGCAACATAACTGCCACAACGTTTCTTTGTTATTGTATATTAACTGTAACATAACTGCTACAACGTTTAGCTGACATTATACACTccaaaaaactcatttttgttatCCAACGTGTAGCTGACAtttacacacgcacacacacacacacatataaatgcCACAACGTTTAGCTGACATTAGActaactctctctttctctctctctcttctagaGCTAAGTAAAAAGAAACCGAAAAGAGCTCGAAGTGCCCCACCTGCAGGGTCTTGGAATATGTGAATGCTTAATGTTAGTCTAATATCACCAACTAATACAATGCTCCCACTCATTTTTAGCACATGGAGGTAACACTTATGGGGGAATGTGCCAGTTGAGGTCTGTTAAGAATGAGACCCTCCCACTCTCTCTTATGACACCAAGAAAAGAAACCGAataagagaaggaagaagaaggcatAAGGATTTTGGTTCAAAACAAGATTTTCCTATGTCCACGGCCGCAGAGAGTTTTTACTACCACATAAAATTAGATAAATGCCCTTACAAAACATGGGAATCAGACTTCACACTCTCACCCTCAACCCCATTAACTACCGTATGACCCTTGGAACCACCTTTCCGCCTCACCTTGAGCAAGCACAATTTGCGGAATATTTTGTGTTTCAATGCGACTCTAGTTATTAGCCTCGATAAAATTTTCGTTCGTTTTTAGTCGAGTAAATATTTCAATTTATACCACATGCTTTTGTTTCTCTGTTTGTCTAATCCTCTAGATCTACTTAGTAATAAGATCCAGTCTTCTTTACCAAGTCCGACTAAATATTGACGTCAGAGCTGAGACATCAGATAAAATGCAAGTCGTTGACTTCCTTTATTTCCCTGATACCACACATTTTATTCATGTAAAGGGTTAGGCCTAAAACCAAATCATGAAAAGACAAGTTTAGGCCTTGGTTTTGTCATATCTAATTTAGGCCTGGAGGTGTGACCGATGAATTTACTACTAATCTTACCTCAAACCGCTGGGATTGGATCCTTTACATgcccacagagagagagagagagagagagagagagaggaaaaagacaTAAGTCACAGGCTGAACCACTGTTGTCGCAATTCGCGGCTCGGGACTCTATTCGCACAGTCAGACGCTTTTGCGTAGTTGCCTCAATTTCTGACAATTGTCACATGGAGATACTATCTTGGTGCCATGACTGGCCTGCTCAATTGGACGCTTGACCGACTACGATAAATGGAATCCCTTCCCtcctgttttctgttttttgttttgattgttAGAAGGCAAAGTAGAAAATTTTCTATAGGCCAGGGGACGATTATTGAAGGGTTGGTATCTGCACGCGATTTCTAAAAGGTGCTAGATCCGATCTGGTTATGAAAATTATTTCCTTccggcctctctctctctctcgcggtAGATCTAGCAACCCGTCGTcgtcaaatttaaaaatgaccAAGGTTGGACCGCAATGAACTGCGCTTTCTGTCATGTTCAAGTTTGAGGATTCACTTCTTTTCTTAAAAGGATCATTCCTGCGCCACATATTGGTGCACGTTGGTTCGGTCCTTAGAATTCAAGCTTGTTGATATTCAAGACGCTTTCCCTAGCAATTAAATCGTTctgacatgcatgcatgtgatgTGAAACATTTTTCACTACTTTGCAACTAGTCTCGATGCCGACGTGTTGGAGAGATGGCCCCGGCACCTTtttgtataaaagaaaaattcatagCGATAGGACCCCGGGACATTTACATTTGAAAGATCAGGAAACGGAACTCCGTATCACAAAAACTGGGGCAGGTAGTGTTCGTCGAATCAGCAAGACTGAACGCGCATCAGGACATGGGCTGTGGCTGACGACCACCACACACACCATGTGGACGaatctttcacttttttctcatcggttttctctttcttatgaGTGGTGGCACCCGACAGCCAGTCTCATGCCTCATCCTTCACGCCTTCCTACCACCTTGCCTGTCTGAGGTAGATCAGTACTAAATGGATTGGTACAGATTAAAAATTGTGTCTGTCTGCCGCTGCAACGCGTCCGAGTTTCCCATCCCAATCTCCAGAAACTCTTTTAGTTTAGCTGCTTGACGTTGCTTCTCCGTCCTCTGTCATGGTATTAATTAACCACAACCCCCATCTTGTCTCTAGTAAAATCTGATCTCCAGGTAAGTGGTTATGTACAAGTGCTAAAAGAAGAATTTGCAGGTCTTAGCTAGCTAGCTAGGGACGAAATATGTGGAAGCTTTGCAACAACTGCTCTACTATAATTCCACAAGCAGAAACCCCAATACCAAGCAAAGTAGGCTTCTCTTTCAGTATTGTTGGGGAGAAGACGGCCCCACCTCTCACGGTCGGGTTGTCCCGGTCATCCTTCTCGACCTCGTGTTTGTCATCACCGGAATAGGAGGTTTCTTCGTCAGAGGCGAACAAAGACCACGCCATTGCGGGCGGAAAGACTCCATACAAAATGGTCATGCAGTACCCACCCTGCGCCACACGTGATGTGTATATATTAATCGACAATATCTTCACCACTACATATCGCACTTTTAGGGCCACCAGATCGAATCGAACTTACAGCGATGTCAGTGGCCGTAGAAAACGCATCTGGGATGGCGTTCGTCAGGACTAGGAGTAGCGGTGGAGCGACAGCAAGAAGCATAGACGCCAAGTCTACCACATTGCAGCTTCCCCACCATTTCTGAGGCCTCTTGACCGATCCAAGTCCTGCAGGTTCTTTCCACTTCTGCAAATTAAACCATACATATCAGGGTTTGTCACGTGCGACGtgcacaacacacacacacatacagcTTCCGCACATACATATTGACTAAGTTGTTCGgtgaaaaattgtgaaaaacccAAAAGAGTGCCTATCAACGATGTCCCAACAGCCAAAAGAGAGAAGGTCTCCACCGTCACGGACGTAAGCCCGCAGCTCCCAGCTGATCTGAAAGATAAATTAAGTTCCAGTCAGCCACCATACAAGCGCACATAAGCAAGAGGGGACAAGGGAAAATTAAAGAGGAGACCTCATCAGCAAATTCACAGGGTCTGTGCCATCGGAAGCAGGAGAGAGACCGAGAGCGATGGCGTCCCAGTCAAGCAAAATAATCAAGGGTACCATGCTCCCCAGCATCACTGACAACCTTATCCTGGAAATGTCCCCTCCCAGATACGCACATAAAACTGTGCAATGAATTGTTAATCACAGATGAGCGGACCGTATATCTAATGAAAACCGTAGTTTCTAACAGATTAATTTTAGTAAACGTCTCCGCGTACGGATGGGGTACCTGGTGACAGGTCGTGGTAAACTAAAGAGAATATAATCACGGGAAGAGTCTCGGGAGTTCTACTCCAATCTCCCTCGTCAATATGCCCACGCCAACCTCCGGAGTTGACCGCAGTCGATTCTATCAAAATCACCAGTCCTGGTCATTGATCCAGAAGTCAAAAGATAGAAGGCGTCACTACAAAAAGTGCTTCCCCTAACATTTCGTCAAATCACGAAGGTTGAGAACAGAAGATCCTGGTTGCGA
Protein-coding regions in this window:
- the LOC116252170 gene encoding uncharacterized protein LOC116252170 isoform X1, whose product is MTFQAIPVGLLSRSTTALQMPIKFPYPCKRGGCTCRPFPIRPAQTSGPMFLPRLSSLVHTEICVLCRTWYSKSTGDGVEALKRSRTPGLRSHLRKGKGDPSARKGDQEKGSVMGAVALIVGTSIGSGILALPMKTAPAGLIPTASLLIASWAFLLVEALLLAEVNVALMERMEGEAEDGRKLNFISFTTMAEATLGKLGAHVATLAYVFLAYSSMVAYVAKSGDILSHVLNHPTSVLGCCFTLVFTLLISVGGTKLTDQVNQGLTILMVGLVILIESTAVNSGGWRGHIDEGDWSRTPETLPVIIFSLVYHDLSPVLCAYLGGDISRIRLSVMLGSMVPLIILLDWDAIALGLSPASDGTDPVNLLMRSAGSCGLTSVTVETFSLLAVGTSLIGTLLGFSQFFTEQLSQYKWKEPAGLGSVKRPQKWWGSCNVVDLASMLLAVAPPLLLVLTNAIPDAFSTATDIAGGYCMTILYGVFPPAMAWSLFASDEETSYSGDDKHEVEKDDRDNPTVRGGAVFSPTILKEKPTLLGIGVSACGIIVEQLLQSFHIFRP
- the LOC116252170 gene encoding uncharacterized protein LOC116252170 isoform X2, with the translated sequence MTFQAIPVGLLSRSTTALQMPIKFPYPCKRGGCTCRPFPIRPAQTSGPMFLPRLSSLVHTEICVLCRTWYSKSTGDGVEALKRSRTPGLRSHLRKGKGDPSARKGDQEKGSVMGAVALIVGTSIGSGILALPMKTAPAGLIPTASLLIASWAFLLVEALLLAEVNVALMERMEGEAEDGRKLNFISFTTMAEATLGKLGAHVATLAYVFLAYSSMVAYVAKSGDILSHVLNHPTSVLGCCFTLVFTLLISVGGTKLTDQVNQGLTILMVESTAVNSGGWRGHIDEGDWSRTPETLPVIIFSLVYHDLSPVLCAYLGGDISRIRLSVMLGSMVPLIILLDWDAIALGLSPASDGTDPVNLLMRSAGSCGLTSVTVETFSLLAVGTSLIGTLLGFSQFFTEQLSQYKWKEPAGLGSVKRPQKWWGSCNVVDLASMLLAVAPPLLLVLTNAIPDAFSTATDIAGGYCMTILYGVFPPAMAWSLFASDEETSYSGDDKHEVEKDDRDNPTVRGGAVFSPTILKEKPTLLGIGVSACGIIVEQLLQSFHIFRP